Proteins found in one Odontesthes bonariensis isolate fOdoBon6 chromosome 11, fOdoBon6.hap1, whole genome shotgun sequence genomic segment:
- the LOC142391555 gene encoding NLR family CARD domain-containing protein 3-like, which yields MKQEELADRLQSKLCGRKLKCALKKKFQCVFEGIPKAGKPTLLNQIYTELYITEGGTGEVNDEHEVRQIEAASRKAGRAETSIRQEDIFKGPPGRDEPIRTVMTKGVAGIGKTVLTQKFTLDWAEGKANQDIHFMFPFTFRELNVLKERKFSLVELVHHFFTETKAAGICSFEQFQVVFIFDGLDECRLPLDFHSKEPLTDATEPTSVDVLLTNLIRGKLLPSARLWITTRPAAANQIPAGCVGMVTEVRGFTDPQKEEYFRKRFRKKKQASRIISHIQTSRSLHIMCHIPVFCWITATVLEDVLETREGAELPSTLTEMYIHFLVVQAKVKKLKYDGGAETDPHWSPESRKMIKSLGKLAFEQLQKGNLIFYESDLTECGIDISAASVYSGVFTQIFREERGLYQEKVFCFIHLSVQEFLAALHVHLTFINSGLNLMGNDEKSKRPKVLDLNDLNRWAVYKALESPNGHLDLFLRFLLGLSLQTNQRLLRGLLTQTGSSSQTNQETVYYIKEKISENLSAERSINLFHCLNELNDRSLVEQIQQALSSGSLSTDKLSPDQWSALGFILLTSGKHLDVFDLNKYSASEEALLRLLPVVKASNKALLSSCTLSDEGCAAVSSALSSQSSSLTELDLRIYGSGVKQLFDGLQSPHCNLEALRSGFSAVSASYSLCDAII from the exons aactTTGTGGACGTAAACTTAAAtgtgctctgaagaagaagttccagtgtgtgtttgaggggattcctaaagcaggaaagccaacccttctgaatcagatctacacagagctctacatcacagagggagggaccggagaggtcaatgatgaacatgaggtcagacagattgaagcagcatccaggaaagcaggcagagcagaaacatccatcagacaagaagacatctttaaaggcccacctggaagagatgaaccaatcagaacagtgatgacaaagggagtggctggcattgggaaaacagtcttaacacagaagttcactctggactgggctgaaggcaaagccaaccaggacatccacttcatgtttccattcactttcagagagctgaatgtgctgaaagagagaaagttcagcttggtggaacttgttcatcacttctttactgagaccaaagcagcaggaatctgcagctttgaacagttccaggttgtgttcatctttgacggtctggatgagtgtcgacttcctctggacttccacagcaaggagcccctgactgatgctacagagcccacctcagtggatgtgctgctgacaaacctcatcagggggaagctgcttccctctgctcgcctctggataaccacacgacctgcagcagccaatcagatccctgctggctgtgttggcatggtgacagaggtcagagggttcactgacccacagaaggaggagtacttcaggaagagattcagaaaaaagaagcaggctagcaggatcatctcccacatccagacatcccgaagcctccacatcatgtgccacatcccagtcttctgctggatcactgctacagttctggaggatgtgttggaaaccagagagggagcagagctgcccagcaccctgactgagatgtacatccacttcctggtggttcaggccaaagtgaagaagctcaagtatgatggaggagctgagacagatccacactggagtccagagagcaggaagatgattaagtctctgggaaaactggcttttgagcagctgcagaaaggaaacctgatcttctatgaatcagacctgacagagtgtggcatcgatatctcagcagcctcagtgtactcaggagtgttcacacagatctttagagaggagagagggctgtaccaggagaaggtgttctgcttcatccatctgagtgttcaggagtttctggctgctcttcatgtgcatctgaccttcatcaactctggactcaacctgatggGAAATGATGAAAAATCCAAGAGGCCTAAAGTACTTGATCTGAATGATCTCAATCGATGGGCTGTGTACaaggccttagagagtccaaatggacacctggacttgttcctccgcttcctcctgggtctttccctgcagaccaatcagaggctcctacgaggcctgctcacacagacaggaagtagctcacagaccaatcaggaaacagttTATTACATTAAGGAGAAGATCAGtgagaatctgtctgcagagagaagcatcaatctgttccactgtctgaatgaactgaatgatcgttctctggtggagcagatccaacaggccctgagttcaggaagtctctccacagataaactgtctcctgatcagtggtcagctctgggcTTCATCTTACTGacatcaggaaaacatctggatgtgtttGACCTGAATaaatactctgcttcagaggaggctcttctgaggctgctgccagtggtcaaagcctccaacaaagctct ACTGAGCAGCTGTACCctctcagatgaaggatgtgcagctgtgtcctcagctctcagctcccagtcctccagcctgacagaactggacctgagaaTCTACggctcaggagtgaagcagctgtttgatggactgcagagtcctcactgtaacctggaagctctcaggtcaggtttctctgctgtttcagctTCATACAGTCTCTGTGATGCAATAATCTGA